TCCAAGGATATGTTTTAGCCAAGTCTCGTAGTCCGTTTCTGAACTGTTCACCGCGTTCAGTAGAGTTTTGCACCAAATTCTCTCTCAGCACAATATCCAGCACCTTTGACCCAACAGCGGCAGGAATCGGGTCATTCACGTGAGTGGTGTAGAACAGGAATCCTCGTTCCTCAGTTACCTTGGCTATCTCGTTCGAAGTCATCACAGCTGACAAAGGCAGCCCGTTTCCAAGAGTCTTGCTCAAAGTCAAAATGTCGGGGACAACGCCGGAATCAATGCACGAAAACATGGATCCTGCACGGCCAATTCCTGTCTGCGCTTCATCAACAATGAGCAACATGCCACGCTTCTCGCACTGTAACTTCATTTCCTTCAGATAGCCATCAGGAAGGACGAGCATTCCACCCGAAGACAGCACaggctccaaaatcacAGCAGCAAGAGATCCAACAGAGGCAGAATCAACAAGAGACCACCCATACAGCATTTCTGTCTTCCAATCGTAGGACCCATCTGGATGTCTGAAAATTGAGCGGTACTCATTTGGGGCTGGGAGGATCAGCTGACCCGGCACGGTTGGGCCATGCCCAATTCTTCCTGACTGGTAGGTGCAGGATCCAGCATTTCCGGTCATGCCATGCCAAGAAAGCGAAAGGCCAACTATTTCAAACTTTTGAGTGAAAGTTTTGGCTAGTTTGATGGCGCACTCGTTGGACTCTGCTCCGGTGCTAAGAAAAATGGCTTTGTCCAGTCCGTCAGGTGTCAGGGAGAccaatttggaagcaagaTCTACAACTGGTGGAGAGAGCATGCCGGAAAAGATATGATCCAGATTCTCGGCGTAGTATGTAATAACCTCCGAGATCTCGCTATTGCAATGGCCGATCAAGCACGACATTTGGCCTGAGGTAAAATCGAGGATCTTTTTGCCTTCATTTGTGTACACATACAGGCCTTTTGAGCCAACTATGATCTCTCTCACAAACTCGCCTCCGTACTTGAGAAGACAATTATCGGCCTTTTCCCAAAAATTGGAGAGTTCTATTTCACTTCCGACAGTCATCGCTGCGCACCTACTGCAAATTGCAGCTTTTTATAGTTTATGCAACGGCTATCAAAATCcgaaattattttttgataagCGGGTCTAATGGTTCCTCGAGATCGTAGTCGGGAAACAGTGAACCCCAAATATCAATATCTTCGGAGGTCATATATAGTGGTGGACCACCAAAAGTACTATCGAGCGGGTTTGGGTCACGGGGAGTTTGGCTCATGGGCGTTGGTTGGGGAAGCGAAGCCTGGATATGCGCCGCATAGCCGAGATCATAGTCGTAGCTATAATCATTGAGCAATCTCGAGCGTATCATGGTGTAAGATTTCTCTGCCAACTTCCAAGTCTTGCCGGCTTTGCGAAGAACGTCCATGAAGtcaaaaaattgtgatCCGGCCCCAGGGTTCTCTTCTAAATATTTGGCAACGTTTTTGCCAGATGATAGCAGAATAACAGAGACGGATAAAATAGAGGAATAGATAATCAGGATTGAGCACCGATTATATCCATGCAGCCCTGTAAATGTCATGACGGCCATATAGAGATCATCGATGGTGGATTCGCAGATGGAAACTGATTGTGGACATTTTTCTCGATGGCTGATAAAGGGTCTATTGAGACAGAGAACGACAATATAATAGTAATATTTGAGTCCCATTTTTGTTGGATCTGTGCCCTCTTCAAGCAAGCCCTCAGTATGCCAACTGATTTCAGATGGCAGACGCTCTTTCCAGTGGACTAGCTGCCGGTtatatttttgaagaagtGCTAGTTTCTCCGACAGTAGAAACGACTGTTCTTTTAAACCAGTGCCAGTAAAGATATCATGCAACATGCCTTCTGTGATGTTTATGAGATCAATTGTTGCTTTCAGAGGATTGGCTATGTCAATCCGTTTTGGTGTGTCACCGACCTTCTGTGGATCGGTATAAGTAAATTCCTTGATCCAGTACAGGTCAGGCATGGTGTTGGACTCTTCCATTGTTGCCTGGCTCATTTTAAGAACACTAGGACGACCCAAAATAAGACTGATGAAATGGTCCACCACATACGAGCCCCAGAGAACACGACTGCGGATCCCAATATTTGTTTCGTTGACTTCTTCATTGGCTTCTGGATGATAACTTTTTGGACTAAGCTGGAAACCCAGATTGAAACCCATACGTAACCCAATACCTGTGAGCATCCAACCTCCGTTGTTGCGTCCATTATAGATATCGTACAAACCCAAAATTAGAAAGCTTTGCAGAGAAGTAATTGTAGGGTGATCAATTTTATTGAGTAGACTCTGGCGTGCCCTTTCGTAAaaagtttttgatttctgccTTATTTGCTCATTTTCAGAGAGCAGCGAGCCGATAGAGCATATCGAAAAGACCAGCTCTTTCGAACAATATGAAAAGTCAATTTTTGGATGAAAAAAGTCCAAAAGAAAGGCCTCCCGATAAAGAAAATAATGCATATCGGGATAAAGCCATCTGAAAAACAGTTTGATGCACTCCAAAATCTCAGAGTTGGAGTTGAGGTGCTTCAGCTGATCGACTTCGTCCATCTCTGAGTTTGGGATCGAGACGCTATCGAAAATACTTGTGGGTCCGTAAACGGCGAGTGACTGATTTTTGTACTGCGGAAACGACTCTGTCCATGGATACAACGCATTTCTGTCTTCTTTGTCTTCTGTCGGCTTTGAAACAGTGCTCGGAGTTGTTGTCCTCTCAGAAATGAGCCGTGTAATTTCCGTACTGTGCCTTTGAAGTTGCGCTAGGACGTCTTTCTGCAGCTTgacctcctcctcgagcGACTCAATATATTTACTATCGTGTCTCTCCTTCCGtctgtctttttcaaacttgatGCACTCAAAGCCATGCTTTCTGCATGAGGAGCAAGGATGTGAGACACTGACATCGCActtgatcttctttgaACGACATTTCAAACAAGTCACCGTAGCCCGTCTTCTTTCCATACGATAAATGAAAATGGAAATATTTGAGATAGAGTCCCGGTAAATAAAATCCGGCGAGATGAAAAATGTTAGCCAGCGATGTTTTGGGCTTTCTTTTTGTACGTACTGGCTGCCGTTGCCATACAAGTCCCTTTGAGGGAAAGATCGCTGGTCGAGTTCCATAAGGAGATCACACAGATTGACTCCGAGGTTGGGAACGAATACGACGTCGTGCATTATCTGGCTGATTATCTTTCTGCCCGGGGACTGACCGTTGAGttgcagctcgttgaagAAGGACG
The sequence above is a segment of the Ogataea parapolymorpha DL-1 chromosome I, whole genome shotgun sequence genome. Coding sequences within it:
- a CDS encoding 2,2-dialkylglycine decarboxylase; protein product: MTVGSEIELSNFWEKADNCLLKYGGEFVREIIVGSKGLYVYTNEGKKILDFTSGQMSCLIGHCNSEISEVITYYAENLDHIFSGMLSPPVVDLASKLVSLTPDGLDKAIFLSTGAESNECAIKLAKTFTQKFEIVGLSLSWHGMTGNAGSCTYQSGRIGHGPTVPGQLILPAPNEYRSIFRHPDGSYDWKTEMLYGWSLVDSASVGSLAAVILEPVLSSGGMLVLPDGYLKEMKLQCEKRGMLLIVDEAQTGIGRAGSMFSCIDSGVVPDILTLSKTLGNGLPLSAVMTSNEIAKVTEERGFLFYTTHVNDPIPAAVGSKVLDIVLRENLVQNSTERGEQFRNGLRDLAKTYPWIGDVRGKGLMCGMELVKDRKSKEPYPELASKLATKMMDLGLSANLIAVKSFGTTFRMAPPISISKKEMDEGLAIIKSAFEAVVAEGI